From Methanocella paludicola SANAE, a single genomic window includes:
- a CDS encoding class I SAM-dependent methyltransferase: MHHGYKRWDESDRRKTMDPDAILSKAGLKPGMTFVDIGCGQGYFALPAARIVGPKGRVYGIDIDEEALGVLGRKAADLGLMIETIAGEGENMVACEGCADVVFFGICLHDFEDPEKVLANALRMLKPGGKLADIDWKKEPMEGGPPLEKRFSEEKALELIEGAGLAVESREDVGGRYYLITARLQRPANDNC, translated from the coding sequence ATGCACCACGGATACAAGCGATGGGACGAGAGCGACAGGCGAAAGACCATGGACCCTGACGCCATACTCTCTAAGGCCGGCCTGAAGCCGGGGATGACCTTTGTGGACATCGGCTGCGGCCAGGGCTATTTTGCCCTCCCCGCTGCCCGGATAGTAGGGCCGAAGGGCCGCGTGTATGGCATCGACATCGATGAAGAAGCGCTTGGTGTACTGGGCCGAAAGGCCGCAGACCTGGGCCTGATGATCGAGACTATAGCGGGAGAGGGTGAGAACATGGTGGCCTGCGAAGGCTGCGCCGACGTCGTGTTCTTCGGCATCTGCCTCCACGACTTCGAGGACCCCGAAAAAGTGCTTGCCAACGCGCTGAGGATGCTCAAGCCCGGAGGAAAGCTCGCCGATATCGACTGGAAAAAGGAGCCCATGGAGGGCGGGCCGCCGCTGGAAAAAAGGTTCAGCGAGGAAAAGGCGCTGGAGCTCATCGAAGGCGCCGGGCTCGCCGTGGAGTCTCGCGAGGACGTCGGGGGGCGATATTACCTGATCACTGCCCGGCTCCAGCGGCCGGCAAATGATAATTGTTAG
- a CDS encoding class II glutamine amidotransferase, which translates to MCELFGFSGIREAGVEDGLRSFAEHSDRNPHGWGLAYYGSGVPVIKKKAIEARKSPEYYHAIRLARSDIIITHIRHASCGKINEANCHPFYQPYLGKHWAFAHNGHVDGVARHPRTQGETDSESVFNVLLDNVGRYRHLDNGTSYNGIARGVASLFDDYEFGRQVGLNFVMSDGNAIYTFNHHTDKPMFYAYEDHGVTVSTQKLDGYEWEPMPADRLLLLKKGHICEISDKI; encoded by the coding sequence ATGTGCGAGCTATTCGGGTTCAGCGGCATCCGGGAGGCAGGCGTCGAGGATGGATTACGCAGCTTTGCTGAACACTCCGACCGGAATCCCCACGGCTGGGGCCTGGCATATTACGGCAGCGGCGTTCCCGTCATAAAGAAGAAGGCCATAGAGGCCCGGAAGAGCCCCGAATATTACCACGCCATCAGGCTCGCCAGAAGCGACATCATCATTACGCACATCCGCCACGCCTCATGCGGGAAGATCAACGAGGCAAATTGCCACCCGTTCTATCAGCCTTACCTGGGAAAGCACTGGGCCTTTGCCCACAACGGCCACGTCGACGGCGTCGCCAGGCACCCGAGGACGCAGGGCGAGACGGACTCTGAAAGCGTCTTTAACGTCCTGCTGGACAACGTCGGCAGATACCGCCACCTTGATAACGGCACATCCTATAACGGCATCGCCCGGGGCGTCGCCAGCCTGTTCGACGACTACGAGTTCGGCCGCCAGGTCGGGCTCAACTTTGTCATGTCCGACGGCAACGCGATCTATACGTTCAATCACCATACGGACAAGCCCATGTTCTATGCTTATGAGGACCATGGCGTTACCGTGTCCACCCAGAAGCTCGACGGCTACGAGTGGGAGCCCATGCCCGCGGACAGGCTGCTATTGCTAAAAAAGGGCCATATATGCGAGATCTCAGATAAAATATGA
- a CDS encoding nucleotidyltransferase family protein has translation MIKLFEKYVDMKILGLFLSNPNTPYHVKEVSRKLGVSPASVSGAMKYFESTGYLIKEEKGLAHIYHLNKEHPAVVALRKAYGIALIQSAGPVEAFLQADPNIVSFALYGSYADGTFDEHSDIEFVAVAPSALDKFSNQRKFSEVRKTIEEKLGRPVAIFVATMSIWSTMKSANDPMYHKIMDNHILIYGNGLEDPFANR, from the coding sequence ATGATAAAGCTCTTCGAGAAGTACGTAGACATGAAAATCCTGGGCCTGTTCCTGTCCAACCCCAATACGCCATACCATGTGAAAGAGGTATCACGTAAGCTGGGGGTAAGCCCTGCGAGCGTTAGCGGCGCGATGAAATATTTCGAAAGTACCGGATATTTGATAAAAGAGGAAAAAGGGCTCGCTCATATATACCACTTAAATAAAGAGCACCCGGCCGTGGTCGCGCTCAGGAAGGCTTACGGCATAGCCCTGATACAGTCCGCCGGGCCGGTGGAGGCGTTCCTCCAGGCCGACCCGAACATCGTGTCCTTTGCCCTGTATGGCAGCTACGCCGACGGCACGTTCGACGAGCACAGCGACATTGAGTTCGTCGCGGTAGCGCCGTCAGCCCTCGATAAGTTCTCTAACCAGCGTAAGTTCTCCGAGGTACGAAAGACGATCGAAGAAAAGCTCGGAAGGCCGGTGGCCATCTTCGTGGCTACCATGTCCATCTGGAGCACAATGAAAAGCGCCAACGACCCCATGTACCATAAGATCATGGACAACCATATCCTGATCTACGGTAACGGCCTGGAAGACCCGTTCGCGAACCGATAA
- a CDS encoding fasciclin domain-containing protein — MDGLRKVAAVFALMVVVLAFIGPAMAQQYGGRMAQPAYQGTQQGQMGQGQMGQGQMGQGQMGQGQQGGLKETNKDLMQTIQETRDVSIFAAAVRAAGYDQKLSQEEGPFMIFAPSDKALNKAGLTDASALSDTDAKSLVESCIVSQMTEPEQGSESFTVTTIGGQTITAKKSSSGITVNGIKVVNVMKADNGMLIVTDGIVGMK, encoded by the coding sequence ATGGATGGATTGAGAAAGGTAGCGGCGGTCTTCGCCCTCATGGTAGTCGTGCTTGCCTTTATCGGGCCGGCGATGGCCCAGCAGTACGGCGGACGCATGGCGCAGCCCGCATATCAGGGCACGCAGCAGGGTCAGATGGGCCAGGGTCAGATGGGCCAGGGTCAGATGGGCCAGGGTCAGATGGGCCAGGGTCAGCAGGGCGGCCTGAAAGAGACGAACAAGGACCTCATGCAGACGATACAGGAGACGCGGGACGTAAGCATCTTCGCGGCAGCTGTCAGAGCGGCAGGATACGACCAGAAACTCAGCCAGGAGGAAGGCCCGTTCATGATCTTCGCTCCGAGCGACAAGGCCCTGAATAAAGCAGGCCTGACCGATGCGAGCGCGCTTTCGGACACGGACGCGAAAAGCCTCGTCGAGAGCTGCATCGTATCGCAGATGACCGAGCCCGAGCAGGGAAGCGAATCGTTCACGGTGACCACCATCGGCGGCCAGACGATCACCGCGAAGAAGTCGAGCAGCGGGATCACTGTCAACGGCATTAAGGTCGTCAACGTAATGAAGGCTGACAACGGCATGCTGATAGTAACGGACGGCATTGTGGGCATGAAGTAA
- a CDS encoding flavodoxin family protein, which yields MKALVVYYSRTGNTRKAGKEIARELGCDVEEIVDTVNRAGPIGFIMAGKQASSKGLTKLKPLTKDPSQYDLVIIGTPVWAATMSSPVRTFIVENKDKLKNVAFFITLGGTGEASTLQGMEEACGKKPMATLTILTSDIKPGAYLDTLKKFVSGLKP from the coding sequence ATGAAGGCGCTCGTCGTCTACTATTCGAGGACCGGCAATACGAGGAAAGCCGGGAAAGAGATCGCCAGGGAACTGGGCTGTGATGTGGAGGAGATCGTCGATACGGTGAACAGGGCCGGGCCCATCGGATTTATCATGGCGGGTAAGCAGGCTTCAAGTAAGGGGCTTACGAAGCTCAAGCCCCTCACGAAAGACCCGTCCCAATACGACCTCGTGATCATCGGCACGCCCGTCTGGGCAGCAACCATGTCGTCTCCGGTGAGGACCTTTATCGTCGAGAATAAGGATAAGCTCAAGAACGTGGCGTTTTTCATTACCCTGGGAGGCACGGGCGAGGCATCGACATTACAGGGCATGGAAGAGGCCTGTGGTAAGAAACCTATGGCAACCCTGACCATTCTGACAAGTGACATAAAGCCTGGCGCCTATCTGGATACGCTAAAAAAATTCGTAAGCGGGCTGAAGCCGTAA
- a CDS encoding fasciclin domain-containing protein → MDGLKSILAVFTIIALFMITPAGAQVESPFGDSPWETGPGMMGSPFGSPFGGMFPGMMPFGMSVEQYKAPATETSEKSIMATMESVPQLSMFTAALRDSGYAEKLDGRGTYMVFAPPDKSLQRDLGVRDAASLLENAALSLGLAENGVVLNASEPDEHSKELSLTAASGRPINVRKEKTGMAANGADVIKVFKATNGYVIVTDAAVGT, encoded by the coding sequence ATGGACGGATTAAAAAGTATATTAGCGGTATTTACGATCATTGCGCTCTTCATGATAACGCCTGCCGGCGCCCAGGTGGAGAGCCCGTTCGGGGATAGCCCGTGGGAGACGGGCCCGGGCATGATGGGCTCGCCATTCGGTTCGCCTTTCGGCGGCATGTTCCCGGGCATGATGCCCTTCGGCATGAGCGTCGAGCAATACAAGGCTCCTGCCACGGAAACTTCGGAAAAGAGCATCATGGCGACGATGGAAAGCGTCCCGCAGCTATCGATGTTCACGGCCGCCCTGAGGGATTCGGGCTATGCTGAAAAGCTTGACGGTCGCGGCACCTATATGGTATTCGCCCCGCCGGATAAGTCGCTGCAGAGGGACCTGGGCGTCAGGGACGCCGCTTCGCTGCTGGAGAATGCCGCGCTCAGCCTGGGCCTGGCGGAGAACGGCGTCGTGCTGAATGCTTCCGAGCCCGACGAGCACAGCAAGGAACTCTCCCTGACCGCGGCCAGCGGCAGGCCGATCAACGTCCGTAAGGAAAAGACCGGCATGGCCGCCAACGGCGCCGACGTGATAAAGGTCTTTAAGGCCACGAACGGCTACGTGATCGTGACCGATGCGGCCGTAGGCACATAA